The proteins below come from a single Chryseobacterium sp. MA9 genomic window:
- a CDS encoding NAD-dependent epimerase/dehydratase family protein, with protein MQTILGANGQIGEELARELKRNFTSDIRIVGRNAQKVNDTDEVFLADLSIRENAVEAVRDSEIAYFTLGLPISTPLWEEQFSLITRNVIDACKINGTKLVFFDNTYMYPQDGRVLTEDTEFAPVGRKGKVREEMTAMLLEEMNSGQIDAVICRAPEFYGPGKTQSITNTMIFNKIKEGQAIEIPLSTGKRRSLIWTPDASRATALIGNTADAYGQTWHLPVDNSHPTYAEFISLVSEIYGKEFEFTIVPEYIFQKGAQSSTVFAELLELLPRYACDNLFEDAKFRSRFSEFHTTSYREGIEQIRNEQTSIKKKQ; from the coding sequence ATGCAAACAATATTGGGAGCTAACGGTCAAATAGGCGAAGAACTGGCAAGAGAGTTGAAGAGAAACTTTACCTCAGATATCCGGATTGTTGGTAGAAATGCACAAAAAGTAAATGATACCGATGAGGTTTTTCTTGCAGACTTATCTATTAGAGAAAATGCGGTTGAAGCTGTAAGAGATAGTGAAATTGCTTATTTCACATTAGGATTGCCTATAAGTACACCTCTTTGGGAGGAGCAGTTCTCTCTCATCACCAGAAATGTAATAGATGCATGCAAGATTAATGGAACTAAGCTCGTGTTCTTTGATAACACGTATATGTATCCACAGGATGGCAGAGTTCTTACCGAGGATACTGAATTTGCCCCTGTGGGCAGAAAGGGAAAGGTAAGAGAAGAAATGACAGCAATGTTGTTGGAGGAAATGAACTCAGGACAGATAGATGCGGTAATTTGCCGTGCTCCTGAGTTTTATGGTCCGGGTAAAACACAGAGTATTACCAATACAATGATCTTTAATAAAATCAAAGAGGGGCAGGCCATTGAAATTCCACTGAGTACAGGTAAGAGAAGGAGTCTGATCTGGACACCGGATGCAAGCCGTGCCACGGCATTGATCGGAAATACGGCTGATGCATATGGGCAGACATGGCATTTACCCGTGGATAATAGTCACCCCACTTATGCCGAGTTTATCAGTCTGGTATCTGAAATTTATGGAAAGGAATTTGAGTTTACAATAGTACCGGAATATATATTCCAAAAGGGAGCACAATCCAGTACAGTATTTGCTGAATTATTGGAATTACTACCAAGGTATGCTTGTGATAATCTGTTTGAGGATGCCAAATTCAGAAGTCGTTTTTCGGAATTTCACACAACAAGTTACAGAGAAGGGATTGAACAAATCAGAAATGAACAAACTTCAATTAAAAAAAAGCAGTAA
- a CDS encoding acetoacetate decarboxylase (ADC) encodes MNTFKMLVITASMGMYSNGMAAINVKGTISFNSQIADKNVSISEWNKNNSKMDTLKSNQTIINLGGHQVPVLKGGLYDRFRSNPPLSVVEKEAPEIDLSWFKTIQKQKKEVGFTTYSPNFYYSNSSITAIYTADMKMLKKLIPAEVRDIVKPISITPGRGLVAITAYAYHYCDNDSYNELSISIVTTKPNSTNWGVFSLMKELKNKNLWGYILKLPVDTELARVRGVVGYNLPKWLIPMKYSDQGEMMKFDFYDESGKMDFSIGGKKLAIGNVQPDIVRSNFINKDRNGQLTQGYTDVRAIKKASSKKKEDVQLNLTNGPLSMFIKSLDLGKLMRYDYQPEFQAALYTPELTERSK; translated from the coding sequence ATGAACACATTTAAGATGTTAGTTATAACTGCCAGTATGGGTATGTATTCCAATGGTATGGCAGCTATCAATGTAAAAGGCACAATTTCTTTTAACTCGCAGATTGCGGACAAAAATGTTTCAATTTCTGAATGGAATAAAAATAATAGTAAAATGGACACACTCAAATCCAACCAGACAATCATCAATTTAGGGGGGCACCAGGTTCCTGTTTTAAAGGGAGGACTTTATGACAGATTCCGTTCAAACCCACCTTTGTCAGTAGTTGAAAAAGAAGCGCCTGAAATTGATCTGAGCTGGTTTAAAACTATTCAAAAACAGAAAAAGGAGGTCGGCTTTACAACATACTCTCCTAATTTCTATTACAGTAACAGTAGTATAACGGCAATATATACTGCTGATATGAAAATGCTGAAAAAGCTCATCCCAGCAGAAGTTCGTGATATTGTGAAACCTATTTCAATTACACCTGGACGTGGACTGGTTGCAATCACAGCATATGCTTACCATTATTGTGATAATGATTCCTATAATGAGTTATCTATCTCTATTGTAACTACGAAGCCAAACTCCACCAATTGGGGAGTATTTTCTCTTATGAAGGAGCTTAAGAATAAAAATCTTTGGGGGTACATTCTGAAGCTTCCTGTAGACACAGAACTGGCGAGAGTTCGTGGAGTAGTGGGATATAACCTGCCGAAATGGTTGATTCCAATGAAATATAGTGATCAAGGAGAGATGATGAAGTTCGACTTTTATGATGAGTCCGGAAAAATGGATTTTTCAATAGGAGGAAAAAAACTGGCTATTGGAAATGTTCAACCGGATATTGTCCGTTCAAACTTTATTAATAAGGATAGAAATGGCCAACTGACTCAAGGTTATACTGATGTCAGAGCGATTAAGAAAGCAAGCAGCAAAAAGAAGGAAGACGTACAGCTCAATCTTACCAATGGGCCTTTATCCATGTTTATCAAATCATTGGATCTTGGTAAACTAATGCGTTATGATTATCAGCCGGAATTCCAGGCGGCACTGTATACTCCTGAATTAACAGAAAGATCTAAATAA
- a CDS encoding DUF1826 domain-containing protein: MSNIFSDRPQIHMVSSFSELVNSNFQGTMNAICWQRNLVGDFTEIVSQLQLKEDITVVSAQDLLALQLSEEGDVARKMILNDLQLLTDFGASPVLNLLKCYERDEELGFISTDVYSYHVDRSPIGTDTFLCTYHGAASDIIPNDQVEQKILIPEIREQLKKLHDGPEEEFEDFLKEYFFDLHYQPKPNAEPVNLGVGHLWRIAVDHPEQKALPCVHRAPVENDGEYRLLLIC; encoded by the coding sequence ATGAGCAATATATTTTCTGACCGCCCACAAATACATATGGTATCTTCTTTCTCAGAACTTGTAAATAGCAATTTTCAAGGAACTATGAATGCAATTTGCTGGCAACGGAATTTAGTTGGAGATTTTACAGAAATTGTTTCTCAGCTTCAGTTAAAAGAGGATATAACGGTGGTTTCCGCTCAAGATCTTTTAGCGTTACAATTATCAGAAGAAGGAGATGTGGCAAGAAAAATGATCTTAAATGATTTACAGCTATTGACAGATTTTGGAGCTTCTCCGGTTCTTAATCTGCTTAAATGTTATGAACGGGATGAAGAACTCGGTTTCATTTCAACAGATGTGTATTCGTATCATGTAGACCGTTCACCCATCGGAACAGATACTTTTTTATGCACCTATCATGGAGCTGCAAGTGATATCATTCCCAATGATCAGGTGGAACAGAAAATTTTGATTCCTGAAATCCGGGAACAGCTCAAAAAATTACACGATGGCCCGGAAGAAGAATTTGAAGACTTCCTCAAAGAATATTTCTTTGATCTTCATTATCAGCCTAAACCCAACGCAGAACCAGTAAATTTAGGAGTAGGTCATCTTTGGCGAATCGCTGTAGATCATCCGGAACAGAAAGCGTTACCATGTGTTCATAGGGCTCCTGTAGAAAATGACGGTGAATATCGGCTTCTGTTGATTTGCTGA
- a CDS encoding helix-turn-helix transcriptional regulator, with protein sequence MQISPSVSLAPYIKSYTVVTIDNNLRDEVFYPSGYVDLIINISGGAAATIINGKRKDTPDIELLGHLTLPTRLTVAQGTSVLIARIYPYASALFFSDPLSEFTNYATDMYDVAKSESRDLYDRIMQADGLHTKISVLETYFLRQLKKNETRLKKAVMVQALSQQFLMNHHTLNLLALARGSGLSERYIQKLYLTNIGISPSAFAAVIRFNKSLQMVLNTPESLTAIAYDCGYYDQAHFIKEFKKFTGITPSASRHSLIKNDMELQQAVNIGF encoded by the coding sequence ATGCAAATTTCACCTTCCGTCAGCTTAGCGCCTTACATAAAGAGTTATACAGTTGTTACCATTGACAATAATCTCAGGGATGAAGTATTTTATCCTAGCGGATATGTAGACCTGATCATCAATATTTCTGGTGGTGCTGCAGCGACTATTATTAATGGAAAAAGAAAAGATACTCCAGATATAGAGCTCCTGGGACACCTCACTCTCCCTACCAGACTTACAGTTGCACAGGGAACTTCCGTACTGATAGCACGGATTTATCCTTATGCCAGTGCTTTGTTCTTTTCTGATCCTTTGTCGGAATTCACGAATTACGCTACTGACATGTATGATGTAGCCAAAAGTGAAAGCAGAGATTTATATGACCGGATCATGCAGGCTGATGGTCTTCATACAAAAATCAGTGTTTTAGAAACGTACTTTCTTCGACAGCTGAAAAAGAATGAAACAAGATTAAAGAAAGCTGTAATGGTTCAGGCACTCAGCCAGCAATTTCTCATGAATCATCACACATTGAATCTTCTTGCTTTGGCACGAGGTTCAGGATTATCGGAAAGATATATTCAAAAGCTTTATCTTACAAATATTGGAATAAGTCCTTCGGCTTTTGCTGCTGTCATCAGATTTAACAAAAGCCTGCAAATGGTTCTCAACACCCCGGAATCACTTACAGCTATAGCTTATGACTGCGGGTATTATGATCAGGCCCATTTCATCAAAGAGTTTAAAAAATTCACAGGCATCACCCCTTCTGCTTCCAGACATTCGCTGATCAAAAATGATATGGAGCTTCAGCAGGCTGTCAATATTGGTTTCTGA
- a CDS encoding DUF4440 domain-containing protein, producing the protein MKKLLILSLSLMLTSWCNAQTKDLMKTVRKTIEASNAIYADLANKNDGSILTRYTDDACLFPPNAEPVCGREQILNFFKNGPKVQVKFTIQNLYGDGKTSVTEESYYEMTDLEGKKLDDGKIIVIWKNTTDGWRMHRDMFSSNHPAK; encoded by the coding sequence ATGAAAAAATTACTTATTCTAAGCCTATCATTAATGCTTACTTCCTGGTGTAATGCCCAGACTAAAGATCTTATGAAAACGGTAAGAAAGACTATTGAAGCCAGTAATGCAATCTATGCTGATCTGGCTAACAAAAATGACGGATCTATTTTGACCAGATATACAGATGATGCCTGTCTGTTTCCTCCCAATGCGGAACCGGTTTGCGGAAGAGAACAGATACTTAATTTCTTTAAAAACGGACCTAAGGTTCAAGTTAAGTTTACCATTCAAAACCTATATGGAGATGGTAAAACCTCGGTCACTGAAGAAAGTTATTACGAAATGACAGATTTAGAAGGTAAAAAGCTTGATGACGGAAAAATAATTGTGATCTGGAAGAATACAACAGACGGCTGGAGGATGCACCGTGATATGTTCAGCAGCAACCATCCTGCAAAATAG
- a CDS encoding T9SS type A sorting domain-containing protein has protein sequence MIQLKNKLWGLLLILPALSFSQTYQWQWGKQAGGITGSADPGFHYVFDESIRDIVVDNNNNTYYLATMREQGQNLNGTSVNNYGLSDLFLFSADCEGNIRWSRPIGGSGDGENAWHIKLDNNGGLYVMATIYNNSYVGDPSAVPVHFDDTHTLPLYTHYDQTIDPAHKAAFLLKYNTSDGTLAWSKPLQGDVNYSSRMCDVQMMYMDSSKNIHTVVGFRAGTHLNGLITVPSTFTSTYQYYAVKFNYDNGNMTPAAPVLLPITGDAISSVGREGKVNLVYDESLNRYYLAGKRMDAGFSSLLDLSYNNVPFTKAAYLLAFDGTTGAEVWRKELNNGSTSTDDEIHSIIKDPATSDIYISGRYFNGITVPATFGSYTFPLRSYVEAVPFVMKLNAAGLVQWARTPEGMSGLQFGYRFTKGTLAINGNEVAFAKGSWSDIWGSYTMTRPDGDRSDPLLVRLNKDTGAVLGAGEIRSNFNVIDEFTAVAADKDGNYIVGGFFHDQLFTDSNDNVNTMAVNVAGGKSQSFFTKYAKSACSQMSVEETAVQAGIQLYPNPVQDVLTIRSKEPLTSYEIFGAAGQLVKQGTLNLMQEQVVLSSLQTGVYYIKLKTKSSTVTEKILKK, from the coding sequence ATGATACAATTAAAAAACAAACTGTGGGGACTGCTTCTGATACTGCCGGCATTATCTTTTAGCCAGACTTACCAATGGCAATGGGGAAAGCAGGCTGGAGGAATAACAGGCTCTGCTGATCCGGGGTTTCATTATGTATTTGATGAATCAATAAGGGATATTGTAGTGGATAACAACAATAATACCTACTATCTTGCAACCATGCGTGAGCAGGGACAAAACCTGAATGGTACTTCTGTAAACAACTATGGGCTTAGTGATCTTTTTCTGTTCTCTGCCGATTGTGAAGGGAATATAAGATGGTCCAGACCAATAGGGGGATCGGGAGACGGAGAAAATGCATGGCATATTAAACTGGATAATAACGGAGGATTATATGTGATGGCTACCATTTATAATAATTCATATGTAGGAGATCCAAGTGCTGTTCCTGTACATTTCGATGATACTCATACATTACCGTTGTATACCCATTATGACCAAACGATAGATCCTGCACACAAAGCAGCCTTTCTGTTAAAATATAATACTTCTGATGGTACATTGGCGTGGAGCAAACCCTTGCAGGGAGATGTTAATTATTCTTCCCGTATGTGTGACGTTCAGATGATGTACATGGATTCTTCTAAAAACATCCATACTGTTGTAGGATTCAGAGCGGGAACCCATTTGAATGGTTTAATTACAGTGCCTTCAACGTTTACTTCAACCTATCAGTATTATGCAGTTAAATTCAACTATGATAATGGTAATATGACACCTGCAGCTCCTGTACTTCTTCCTATCACCGGAGATGCAATAAGTTCAGTAGGAAGAGAAGGTAAAGTAAATCTGGTATATGATGAAAGCTTGAATCGCTATTATCTTGCGGGAAAGAGAATGGATGCCGGGTTTAGTAGTTTGCTCGATCTTTCCTATAATAATGTACCATTTACGAAAGCTGCTTATTTATTGGCTTTTGATGGTACTACCGGAGCAGAAGTATGGAGAAAAGAACTTAATAATGGTTCTACAAGTACGGATGATGAGATTCATTCCATTATCAAAGATCCGGCTACTTCGGATATTTATATTTCAGGACGTTATTTCAATGGGATAACAGTACCTGCAACTTTTGGGAGTTATACTTTCCCTTTAAGAAGTTATGTTGAAGCTGTTCCGTTTGTTATGAAGCTTAATGCTGCTGGTTTGGTACAGTGGGCAAGAACTCCGGAGGGAATGTCCGGTCTTCAGTTTGGGTATCGCTTTACGAAGGGAACCCTTGCTATTAATGGAAATGAAGTGGCTTTTGCCAAAGGAAGCTGGTCTGATATCTGGGGAAGTTATACAATGACCAGGCCTGATGGAGACAGATCAGATCCTTTATTGGTTAGACTTAACAAAGATACGGGAGCTGTTTTGGGAGCCGGGGAGATCCGCAGTAATTTTAATGTGATAGATGAATTTACAGCAGTAGCAGCAGATAAGGATGGTAATTATATTGTGGGAGGTTTTTTTCATGACCAATTGTTTACAGATTCTAATGATAATGTCAATACAATGGCTGTTAATGTAGCAGGAGGGAAATCCCAATCATTTTTTACAAAATATGCTAAATCGGCATGCAGTCAGATGTCAGTAGAAGAAACAGCTGTTCAGGCAGGAATACAATTATATCCGAATCCTGTTCAGGATGTACTTACGATCAGAAGTAAAGAGCCTTTGACTTCTTATGAAATCTTTGGAGCTGCAGGGCAGTTGGTAAAACAGGGAACTTTGAATTTGATGCAGGAACAGGTAGTATTATCCTCTCTTCAGACAGGAGTATATTACATTAAACTTAAAACCAAATCTTCTACAGTAACAGAAAAAATATTGAAGAAGTAA
- a CDS encoding PKD domain-containing protein codes for MKNNTYFSREHIFRWLLLCWLLVPWVLQAQARITWTEQVGCQEFRGEKEDQIPDNGVAVSYINSSQCLRVCEKSIDPVKYLVQGSNVSNVQWTISGGTLTPSGPGNTAAYVIWGAAGNGSLQAVITYNDGTVETQTICIEKINRPIAKFELLYLDNTVCKNTTVYFDNLSEQNGGSDIVNYFWEFGDGITSTSTAFEPSHVYTNPGNFTVKLTVTNKCGCQSIYKKEITVLKSDPVQINCASVVCEGSVEKYSAQDGCNKGQWKVIGGSIVNNYGSEIEVKWDQVDPLDGFGYVMYLSECACPEWTTIKIPVILANAKVKGQAVVCAGKQYTYSIPQWPTTSVQWNVTGPAGGQLYYTQQRNEAIFSATQPGTYHLEANYHNTLLSCEGHASIDIVVEAPVVVSGGTDEICAGTSQVFTTNPNVPVTWKVTTGGTSFTSGVMTGPFTYAFTAAGTYTITATKQGGGCESNARIIKVLPIPQAPTGTISGETKVCSGRPYVYTINPVDAGMVPVWSVTNGTIQGSNAGSSVTVIFNAGASSYTVSAQNKSISSAGCLSAPTSFNVAPLDLNSITINPNPGPFCPSSTQTFSANLNGIVPEFMEWTFGSSNFGSVIGGQGTANITVNFNEISSTSSTTLNLRIVKCGVTKIISIPVSLITLPVVNFTSVGGVCLGSNLSFTVNQGTITSATNVTFTFANGTTYTTAFNPSGNYSFPNNGYISNNSGSNVSQVVTVTYTGTNGCNYKPTASANFTIYPETIITISPVYNITVCDPTTMTPYTLTANSSTGLTNIISWQWYKNNGIIPGANTNSYTISGAGAFGTYKVQAVDINNCVVYSQNVNVTQLCPSSGGCTTDPQISFVPQWSGCNTISVTGLSYVGTPDEIQWLSDSVLTLSSGQGTATPIYQTTLAGAHIVFVRLRYGTCWYSKGVEVRKNYEPKFNVSTVCSGGGYNVNLFNTSTIFEINPSAITYTFTSPGQPTQTGQTATYNNLAPGTYTFTMTMSAPGKPTCTTTQTITLAPVPSTSFLVPAWICVREAITFSPISYVSGNTYTWIFDGTSYVTGGPNATITYNTSGTKTIQLRIKTPNGCEYTSAVINISVKEAILDGNMAPPALVACIGSAPNIVFTSTLGTPSQYIWMNGSQPVIGAPSSPVFTPTQSGSYWPVLVSADGCRTSIMSTKAIPVTLKNPPYVNISGKANICEGSSTILSGIVTDTTLEYQWKKNGGLVSAPWSPGPYPIIFDTGSLPAGTYVYTLEVRTPGTSGCTSSKNFTVTVSPPPSPVTVSYSLVSCQPYKIKLTASGPSAGDYNWSNGMTGQSITVNEGGAYQVIYTAPSGCKVAGNTEVPLSIESLMWVFPTGCYDECLRKNYILGPKGVFDHHEWQLFGNSIQSGNNDFIYPLYINAAGTYQLQIDHLGCQFTSGTMNYYPGKECGFETDCKLEASIKGMKWVGDHYAVTGTIHNMGSQPISLTVSSLNGYGSYIPSIITIPAGGVYDMNANPLAFYPNSSFQGTDEILFSNETCKFTTKAVDPDWMGMRSAGRSVIAASASSLKMIPNPAKEKVKISYNTGSEKLLAKQITVFDAMGNVKFRKELKTASGEVDVEVTSWLQGVYIVIVQTGDTSLQGKLIKN; via the coding sequence ATGAAAAACAACACCTATTTTAGTAGGGAGCATATCTTTAGATGGCTGCTACTATGTTGGCTTTTAGTACCTTGGGTACTACAGGCACAAGCTCGAATTACATGGACTGAACAGGTCGGATGCCAGGAATTCCGTGGCGAAAAAGAAGACCAGATCCCGGATAACGGAGTCGCTGTTTCCTACATCAATTCTTCCCAATGTCTCCGTGTGTGTGAGAAATCAATAGACCCTGTCAAATATCTGGTTCAGGGATCAAACGTTTCTAATGTACAATGGACTATTTCAGGAGGAACTTTAACCCCTTCAGGACCAGGAAATACCGCAGCGTATGTTATCTGGGGAGCTGCAGGCAATGGCTCTTTACAGGCTGTTATTACATACAATGACGGAACTGTTGAAACCCAGACCATCTGTATTGAAAAAATCAACAGACCGATTGCTAAATTTGAATTATTATACCTGGATAATACCGTATGTAAAAATACAACGGTCTATTTTGATAACCTTTCCGAGCAAAACGGAGGATCGGATATTGTCAATTATTTCTGGGAGTTTGGAGATGGAATTACTTCTACTTCAACAGCTTTTGAACCCTCTCATGTGTATACTAATCCTGGAAACTTTACTGTTAAGCTGACTGTAACTAATAAGTGCGGCTGCCAGAGTATATACAAAAAGGAAATCACGGTACTGAAATCAGATCCTGTACAGATCAACTGTGCATCCGTAGTATGCGAAGGCAGTGTTGAAAAATACAGCGCACAGGACGGATGTAATAAAGGACAATGGAAAGTCATTGGAGGATCTATTGTGAATAATTACGGCAGCGAAATCGAAGTGAAATGGGATCAGGTAGATCCGCTTGATGGTTTTGGTTATGTAATGTATTTATCTGAATGTGCTTGTCCTGAGTGGACTACCATCAAAATTCCTGTAATTTTAGCCAATGCCAAAGTGAAAGGACAGGCGGTAGTATGTGCGGGTAAGCAATATACGTATTCAATTCCTCAATGGCCTACGACCAGTGTTCAATGGAACGTAACCGGTCCTGCAGGAGGTCAGTTGTATTATACTCAGCAGAGAAACGAAGCTATTTTCTCGGCAACTCAGCCTGGTACTTATCATCTTGAAGCCAACTATCACAATACTTTATTATCATGTGAAGGTCATGCTTCTATTGATATTGTAGTGGAAGCACCAGTAGTGGTAAGTGGTGGTACGGATGAAATCTGTGCAGGAACAAGCCAGGTATTTACGACTAACCCTAACGTACCTGTTACCTGGAAAGTAACCACAGGAGGAACTTCTTTTACGTCGGGAGTAATGACAGGGCCATTTACCTACGCTTTTACAGCAGCAGGTACTTATACTATTACTGCTACTAAACAAGGCGGAGGTTGTGAAAGTAATGCAAGAATCATTAAGGTATTACCAATTCCACAGGCACCTACAGGTACTATTTCCGGAGAGACAAAAGTATGTTCCGGAAGACCTTATGTATATACCATCAATCCTGTTGATGCCGGAATGGTGCCAGTTTGGAGTGTTACCAACGGAACGATCCAGGGAAGTAATGCAGGATCTTCTGTAACAGTTATATTTAACGCTGGTGCTTCATCGTATACCGTGTCTGCACAGAATAAATCAATCAGCAGCGCAGGTTGTCTTTCGGCTCCAACTTCGTTCAATGTAGCACCGTTAGATCTTAACTCTATTACAATTAATCCTAATCCAGGGCCTTTCTGTCCGAGTAGTACTCAGACTTTCAGTGCCAATCTGAATGGAATTGTGCCGGAATTTATGGAATGGACATTTGGAAGTTCTAATTTCGGAAGTGTGATAGGAGGACAGGGTACAGCTAATATTACTGTAAACTTCAATGAGATCTCTTCTACAAGCAGTACCACTCTGAATTTAAGAATTGTAAAATGCGGGGTAACGAAAATTATCAGCATACCGGTATCTTTAATAACGCTTCCGGTGGTAAACTTTACAAGTGTGGGCGGAGTTTGTTTAGGTTCAAACCTTTCTTTCACTGTGAATCAGGGTACAATTACTTCAGCTACAAATGTGACTTTTACATTTGCTAACGGAACAACTTATACTACAGCTTTCAATCCGTCAGGAAATTACAGCTTCCCAAATAATGGGTATATCTCAAATAATTCAGGAAGTAATGTTTCTCAGGTGGTTACTGTAACGTATACAGGAACTAACGGATGTAATTATAAGCCAACGGCAAGCGCGAACTTTACAATATATCCAGAGACTATTATTACAATTTCTCCGGTATATAATATCACTGTTTGTGACCCCACAACAATGACACCGTATACTCTTACGGCTAACAGCTCTACAGGGCTTACGAATATCATTTCATGGCAATGGTATAAAAATAATGGAATCATACCAGGTGCTAATACGAACTCATATACCATATCAGGCGCAGGAGCTTTTGGAACATATAAAGTACAGGCAGTGGATATTAATAACTGTGTGGTTTATTCTCAGAATGTTAATGTAACTCAGTTATGCCCTAGCAGTGGAGGTTGTACAACAGACCCTCAGATTAGTTTTGTTCCGCAGTGGTCAGGTTGTAATACAATTTCTGTTACCGGTTTATCTTACGTTGGAACTCCTGATGAGATTCAGTGGTTATCAGATAGTGTACTTACTTTATCTTCCGGACAGGGAACAGCTACCCCGATTTATCAGACGACTCTTGCTGGTGCACATATTGTTTTTGTGCGTTTAAGATACGGTACATGCTGGTATAGTAAGGGAGTAGAAGTAAGAAAGAATTATGAGCCTAAGTTCAATGTAAGTACAGTGTGTAGCGGAGGTGGTTATAATGTAAATCTTTTCAATACGTCTACCATATTTGAAATCAATCCGTCGGCTATTACTTACACATTCACCAGCCCGGGGCAGCCAACTCAAACAGGGCAGACGGCTACTTATAATAATCTGGCGCCTGGTACTTATACCTTTACAATGACAATGTCTGCACCTGGAAAACCAACGTGTACTACTACGCAGACTATTACATTGGCTCCGGTTCCTAGTACCAGCTTCCTGGTTCCGGCATGGATATGTGTACGTGAGGCGATTACGTTCTCTCCTATATCATATGTTTCTGGAAATACATATACCTGGATCTTTGACGGCACATCTTATGTAACCGGAGGACCGAATGCTACTATAACATACAATACGAGCGGAACAAAAACAATTCAGCTGAGAATTAAAACACCTAATGGATGTGAATATACTTCCGCTGTCATTAATATTAGTGTGAAAGAGGCTATTCTTGATGGTAATATGGCACCTCCGGCTCTTGTTGCTTGTATAGGAAGTGCTCCTAATATCGTATTCACAAGTACTCTTGGAACTCCAAGCCAGTATATCTGGATGAATGGTTCTCAGCCTGTGATTGGAGCACCAAGCTCTCCAGTCTTTACTCCAACTCAATCAGGCAGCTACTGGCCGGTACTGGTATCAGCAGATGGATGTAGAACAAGTATTATGAGTACTAAAGCAATACCTGTAACACTTAAAAATCCTCCGTATGTTAATATATCAGGAAAAGCTAATATCTGTGAAGGATCTTCTACAATCCTTAGCGGTATTGTAACAGATACAACATTGGAGTATCAATGGAAGAAAAATGGAGGATTGGTATCAGCTCCGTGGAGTCCTGGTCCTTATCCGATTATTTTTGATACTGGATCACTACCTGCAGGTACATATGTTTATACGTTGGAAGTAAGAACTCCAGGTACATCAGGATGTACAAGCTCTAAAAACTTTACAGTTACGGTAAGCCCTCCACCATCGCCGGTTACGGTAAGCTACAGTTTGGTAAGCTGCCAGCCTTATAAAATTAAGTTAACAGCATCAGGACCATCTGCAGGAGATTACAACTGGAGTAATGGAATGACAGGTCAGTCTATTACTGTAAATGAAGGTGGTGCTTATCAGGTTATTTATACTGCGCCAAGCGGCTGTAAAGTAGCTGGTAACACAGAAGTGCCTTTAAGCATTGAGAGTCTGATGTGGGTATTCCCTACAGGATGTTATGATGAATGTCTTAGAAAGAATTATATTTTAGGACCAAAAGGAGTTTTCGATCACCATGAGTGGCAGCTGTTTGGAAACAGTATCCAGAGCGGAAACAATGATTTCATCTATCCGTTGTATATCAATGCTGCGGGAACATATCAGCTTCAAATTGATCATTTAGGATGTCAGTTTACTTCCGGAACCATGAATTACTATCCGGGTAAAGAATGTGGATTTGAAACAGACTGTAAGCTGGAAGCAAGTATCAAAGGAATGAAGTGGGTTGGAGATCATTACGCTGTTACCGGTACCATTCACAATATGGGAAGTCAGCCGATAAGTCTTACTGTTTCGAGTCTTAATGGATATGGAAGTTATATTCCGTCTATTATTACTATTCCGGCAGGAGGGGTGTATGATATGAACGCTAATCCATTGGCATTCTATCCAAACTCAAGCTTCCAGGGTACAGATGAGATTTTATTCTCCAATGAAACTTGTAAGTTTACAACCAAAGCAGTAGATCCGGACTGGATGGGTATGAGAAGTGCAGGAAGAAGCGTGATTGCAGCTTCAGCTTCTTCTCTGAAAATGATACCAAATCCTGCGAAGGAAAAAGTGAAAATCTCGTATAATACGGGCAGTGAAAAATTACTGGCAAAACAGATTACAGTTTTTGATGCCATGGGCAATGTCAAATTCCGTAAGGAACTAAAAACGGCTTCCGGTGAGGTAGACGTAGAAGTTACCAGCTGGCTGCAAGGTGTTTACATTGTCATCGTACAAACGGGAGACACATCATTACAAGGAAAACTAATTAAAAATTAG